From a single Rhodococcus qingshengii JCM 15477 genomic region:
- a CDS encoding NAD(P)-dependent alcohol dehydrogenase has product MKAIQYTRIGAEPELTEIPKPEPGPGEVLLEVTAAGVCHSDDFIMSLPEEQYTYGLPLTLGHEGAGRVAAVGEGVEGLDIGTNVVVYGPWGCGSCWHCSQGLENYCSRAKELGINPPGLGAPGALAEFMIVDSPRHLVPIGDLDPVKTVPLTDAGLTPYHAIKRSLPKLRGGSYAVVIGTGGLGHVAIQLLRHLSAATVIALDVSADKLELATKVGAHEVVLSDKDAAENVRSITGSQGAALVLDFVGYQPTIDTAMAVAGVGSDVTIVGIGDGQAHAKVGFFQSPYEASVTVPYWGARNELIELIDLAHAGIFDIAVETFSLDNGAEAYRRLAAGTLSGRAVVVPGL; this is encoded by the coding sequence ATGAAGGCAATCCAGTACACGAGAATCGGCGCAGAACCCGAACTCACGGAGATTCCCAAACCCGAGCCCGGTCCAGGTGAAGTGCTCCTGGAAGTCACCGCTGCCGGCGTCTGCCACTCGGACGACTTCATCATGAGCCTGCCCGAGGAGCAGTACACCTACGGCCTTCCTCTCACGCTCGGCCACGAGGGCGCCGGCCGGGTCGCCGCCGTCGGCGAGGGCGTCGAAGGGCTCGACATCGGAACCAATGTCGTCGTCTACGGACCCTGGGGCTGTGGCAGCTGTTGGCACTGCTCGCAAGGACTCGAAAACTACTGTTCTCGAGCAAAAGAACTCGGCATCAATCCTCCTGGTCTCGGTGCACCCGGCGCGTTGGCCGAATTCATGATCGTCGATTCACCTCGCCACCTCGTCCCGATCGGCGACCTCGATCCGGTCAAGACGGTGCCGCTGACCGACGCCGGTCTGACTCCGTATCACGCGATCAAGCGTTCACTGCCGAAACTTCGCGGTGGCTCGTACGCCGTCGTCATCGGTACCGGCGGTCTCGGCCATGTCGCCATCCAACTCCTCCGCCACCTCTCGGCAGCAACCGTCATCGCACTCGACGTGAGCGCGGACAAGCTCGAACTGGCAACCAAGGTAGGCGCTCACGAAGTGGTTCTGTCCGACAAGGACGCGGCCGAGAACGTCCGCAGTATCACCGGAAGTCAGGGCGCCGCACTGGTTCTCGACTTCGTCGGCTATCAGCCCACCATCGACACCGCGATGGCTGTCGCCGGCGTCGGATCGGACGTCACGATCGTCGGGATCGGCGACGGGCAGGCCCATGCCAAAGTCGGGTTCTTCCAAAGTCCTTACGAGGCTTCGGTGACAGTTCCGTATTGGGGTGCCCGCAACGAGCTGATCGAATTGATCGACCTGGCGCACGCCGGCATCTTCGACATCGCGGTGGAGACCTTCAGTCTCGACAACGGCGCCGAAGCGTATCGACGACTGGCCGCCGGAACGCTCAGCGGCCGCGCGGTTGTGGTCCCTGGTCTGTAG
- a CDS encoding PQQ-dependent sugar dehydrogenase, translated as MTTGRHAALGALALVLGTSLLAGCADFDESTASPFTPEPTNQASAEVQPENPPPSTTPPAPRTGPLGPCQDADTAVIATCLDTTGGLVTLPDGNSGLVAERRTGRIMQVAPNTTPVEVAKIDVDGSGDGGLLDIALSPTFVEDNLIYAYVTTGTDNRVVRIAPGDTAKEVLGGIPRGASGNGGSLEFAAPDQLMVLTGDTGNPAVAQDPASLAGKLLRVRSLTPNAAPPRPEVVLSGIGNGGGVCVDPGIATWVTDRTTLEDRLQRVGADGTVTSPAWTWPDRPGVGGCIAAQGVVAVALGAGKAISALAADPGTGAVTTAPSAVAKDTYGQLGGLALGSDGLMWASTINKTAGEPGPNDDKVVKIPMPSGSGGID; from the coding sequence ATGACTACGGGTAGGCATGCAGCGCTGGGCGCACTGGCGCTGGTGCTCGGGACATCGTTGCTCGCAGGTTGCGCCGACTTCGACGAATCGACTGCCTCGCCGTTCACACCCGAACCGACCAACCAGGCCAGCGCGGAAGTGCAGCCGGAGAACCCGCCGCCGTCGACCACGCCGCCGGCGCCGCGGACCGGCCCCCTCGGACCGTGTCAGGATGCCGACACCGCCGTGATCGCAACCTGTCTCGACACCACGGGTGGGCTCGTCACACTCCCGGACGGGAACTCCGGACTGGTCGCCGAACGGCGGACCGGCCGGATCATGCAGGTAGCTCCCAACACGACACCGGTCGAGGTAGCCAAGATCGACGTCGACGGCAGCGGTGACGGCGGCCTTCTCGACATCGCACTCTCCCCCACGTTTGTCGAAGACAACCTGATCTATGCCTACGTCACCACCGGAACGGACAACCGGGTGGTCCGCATCGCTCCGGGTGACACCGCCAAGGAAGTACTCGGTGGAATCCCGCGCGGCGCGAGCGGCAACGGCGGGTCACTGGAGTTCGCGGCCCCGGACCAGCTCATGGTTCTGACAGGCGATACCGGAAACCCTGCGGTTGCTCAGGATCCCGCCTCGTTGGCGGGGAAACTCTTGCGGGTCCGATCGCTGACACCCAACGCTGCGCCGCCTCGCCCGGAAGTTGTTCTGTCCGGAATCGGAAACGGCGGCGGCGTGTGCGTCGATCCGGGAATCGCGACGTGGGTCACGGACCGAACCACTCTCGAGGATCGCCTCCAACGCGTCGGCGCCGACGGCACGGTGACATCCCCCGCGTGGACGTGGCCCGACCGACCCGGAGTCGGCGGGTGCATCGCGGCGCAGGGAGTGGTAGCTGTCGCGCTGGGGGCCGGCAAAGCGATCTCGGCGCTGGCCGCAGATCCAGGAACAGGAGCAGTTACGACCGCGCCGTCGGCAGTGGCGAAAGACACGTACGGCCAGCTGGGCGGTTTGGCACTCGGATCCGACGGTTTGATGTGGGCGAGCACGATAAACAAAACCGCGGGCGAGCCGGGTCCGAACGACGACAAGGTGGTCAAGATCCCGATGCCGAGTGGCAGCGGCGGGATCGACTGA
- a CDS encoding DoxX family protein, whose protein sequence is MTDERKDPSELSDADKPTGNVSSPYDSPTEQFPTVSAKNPLPRTDDDLDFGSTNANSLTEQIPTYRAPGADQPTVALERETAYDAPIAAVPTAEAVAGTTESPRGRGTLDLGLLALRLAVGGTALVHGLQKLTGVWNGPGLNGFESMLADAGFQQAKWMAILGAVGEVAGGALLILGLLTPVAAASVLAVMINAWALRQASAPGLEYFAPAGTEYEMLLGICAGVIILTGPGRIALDGRRGWATRPFIGSLVVLILGIAAGVCTWIFLNGANPLI, encoded by the coding sequence GTGACTGACGAGCGAAAAGATCCCAGCGAGTTGTCGGATGCGGACAAGCCGACGGGCAATGTGTCCAGTCCGTATGATTCGCCCACCGAACAATTTCCGACGGTGAGCGCCAAGAATCCGTTGCCGCGGACCGACGACGATCTCGATTTCGGTTCCACGAACGCGAACTCCCTGACCGAACAGATACCGACATACCGAGCACCTGGCGCGGATCAGCCGACCGTGGCTCTCGAGCGTGAGACGGCGTACGACGCTCCGATCGCCGCCGTCCCCACCGCCGAAGCCGTGGCAGGTACAACTGAGTCTCCGCGGGGCCGAGGCACTCTCGACCTCGGGTTGCTTGCACTGCGATTGGCCGTCGGTGGAACTGCGTTGGTGCACGGTCTGCAGAAGTTGACCGGTGTCTGGAACGGGCCGGGGCTGAACGGGTTCGAGTCGATGCTGGCGGACGCCGGGTTCCAGCAGGCGAAGTGGATGGCGATACTCGGCGCCGTCGGTGAAGTCGCAGGTGGCGCCCTCCTGATCCTCGGGTTGCTGACTCCCGTTGCGGCAGCGTCGGTTCTGGCGGTGATGATCAATGCGTGGGCGCTGCGTCAGGCGAGCGCACCCGGCCTGGAGTACTTCGCCCCGGCCGGGACCGAGTACGAGATGCTGCTCGGAATCTGTGCGGGCGTCATCATTTTGACGGGACCAGGTCGTATTGCGCTCGACGGTCGTCGTGGCTGGGCAACTCGTCCGTTTATCGGATCGCTCGTGGTTTTGATCCTTGGTATCGCTGCCGGCGTCTGCACCTGGATCTTCCTGAACGGTGCCAATCCGCTCATCTGA
- a CDS encoding amino acid permease, with protein sequence MPGVGIWRTKSVEQSIADTDEPETKLKKELTAKDLTVFGVAVVIGAGIFTLTARTAGNVAGPSISLAFVLAAIACGLAALCYAEFASTVPVAGSAYTFSYATFGEFAAWIIGWDLILEFALASAVVGKGWSLYLGNVIGASGSTTAHIGSISFDWGALLIIGAITLILAIGTKVSSRVSAIITAIKIAVVLLVIVVGAFYIKKENYSPFIPPSEGTESSASGIHQTLFSWLTGAGGSSYGAYGLLAAASLVFFAFIGFDVVATTAEETKNPQKSLPRGIFGSLAIVTVLYVAVTLVLTGMVKYTELKDGSPLVGDSSATLATAFEANGIGWAQTAINFGGLAGLTTVVMVMMLGQTRVLFAMSRDGLMPRSLAKTNAKGIPMRITLIVGGIVAVLAAFFPMGTLEEMVNIGTLFAFVLVCVGVIVLRRTRPDLPRGFRVPLVPFVPIVAVLACGWLMLNLSVETWIRFLVWMAIGVLVYFAYGHRKSVLGRKLKDGTAIPSANADPVLVKD encoded by the coding sequence CGCAGGCATCTTCACGCTGACTGCTCGAACCGCAGGCAATGTCGCAGGACCCTCCATTTCACTGGCATTCGTTCTCGCTGCCATCGCCTGTGGCCTCGCCGCGCTGTGTTACGCGGAGTTCGCCTCCACCGTCCCCGTCGCAGGCAGCGCATACACGTTCTCCTACGCCACGTTCGGGGAGTTCGCCGCCTGGATCATCGGCTGGGACCTCATTCTCGAGTTCGCTCTCGCGTCCGCCGTCGTCGGCAAAGGCTGGTCGCTGTACCTCGGCAACGTCATCGGGGCCAGCGGAAGCACCACCGCCCACATCGGTTCGATCAGCTTCGACTGGGGCGCTCTGCTTATCATCGGCGCGATCACGCTGATCCTCGCGATCGGCACCAAGGTTTCCTCGCGAGTCTCCGCAATCATCACCGCGATCAAGATCGCAGTAGTCCTGCTCGTCATCGTCGTGGGCGCGTTCTACATCAAGAAGGAGAACTACTCCCCCTTCATCCCGCCGTCCGAAGGAACCGAGAGTTCTGCAAGCGGAATCCATCAGACCTTGTTCTCCTGGCTGACCGGCGCAGGCGGAAGCAGCTACGGCGCTTACGGATTGCTCGCAGCCGCCAGCCTCGTGTTCTTTGCCTTCATCGGTTTCGACGTCGTCGCCACCACCGCCGAGGAAACCAAGAACCCGCAGAAGTCGTTGCCGCGAGGAATCTTCGGCTCGCTCGCCATCGTCACGGTTCTCTACGTTGCCGTCACGCTCGTACTGACCGGCATGGTCAAGTACACCGAACTCAAGGACGGCAGTCCGCTGGTCGGCGATTCCAGCGCCACCCTCGCAACCGCATTCGAGGCCAACGGAATCGGTTGGGCACAAACCGCCATCAACTTCGGTGGCCTGGCCGGCCTCACGACAGTTGTCATGGTCATGATGCTCGGCCAGACCCGCGTCCTCTTCGCCATGTCCCGTGACGGACTCATGCCGCGCAGCCTGGCCAAGACCAACGCCAAGGGCATCCCGATGCGCATCACGTTGATCGTCGGTGGCATCGTCGCCGTCCTGGCAGCCTTCTTCCCGATGGGCACGCTCGAAGAGATGGTCAACATCGGAACGCTGTTCGCCTTCGTCCTGGTTTGTGTCGGTGTCATCGTCCTTCGCCGCACCCGCCCCGACCTGCCGCGCGGATTCCGCGTCCCGCTGGTGCCGTTCGTTCCGATCGTCGCCGTGCTCGCCTGCGGTTGGCTGATGCTCAACCTCTCGGTCGAGACCTGGATCCGGTTCCTCGTCTGGATGGCCATCGGTGTGCTCGTGTACTTCGCCTACGGTCACCGCAAGTCGGTCCTCGGTCGCAAGCTCAAGGACGGAACGGCCATCCCGTCCGCGAACGCCGACCCGGTACTCGTCAAGGACTGA